A stretch of Deinococcus aquiradiocola DNA encodes these proteins:
- a CDS encoding NAD(P)H-dependent glycerol-3-phosphate dehydrogenase → MNTAPDTPVPVLGAGGWGTALAATLARHGRPSTLWARREEVARTLAQDRENRDYLPGVPLPQAVHVTADLHAAVHGRDWALLTVPSVGIPDLLHALPRDLGVVLCAKGLAPDGDRLSLLAGRLGFTRVAVLSGPNHAEEIGRGLPAATVVASSDPTLSATVQDALMTPALRVYTSRDLSGVELGGVLKNVIALAAGLIDGLELGDNAKAALITRGLREMGQYLASQGAEEGTVYGLSGLGDLVATAGSRHSRNRAAGEAIGRGQSASQGGKVVEGVRTAGLLSAWAEAHGQDLPIVRAVARVVSGEWTPRQGVQELMGRQARSE, encoded by the coding sequence GTGAACACCGCACCGGACACGCCCGTCCCCGTGCTCGGCGCGGGCGGCTGGGGCACCGCGCTCGCCGCGACACTCGCCCGGCACGGCCGCCCCAGCACCCTCTGGGCGCGGCGCGAGGAGGTCGCCCGCACGCTCGCGCAGGACCGCGAGAACCGCGACTACCTGCCCGGCGTGCCCCTCCCGCAGGCCGTGCACGTCACCGCCGACCTGCACGCCGCCGTGCACGGCCGCGACTGGGCCCTCCTGACCGTGCCCAGCGTCGGCATTCCCGACCTGCTGCACGCCCTCCCGCGCGACCTGGGCGTCGTGCTGTGCGCCAAGGGCCTCGCGCCGGACGGCGACCGCCTGAGCCTCCTCGCGGGCCGCCTGGGCTTCACGCGCGTCGCCGTGCTCAGCGGCCCCAACCACGCTGAGGAGATCGGACGCGGCCTGCCCGCCGCGACCGTCGTCGCCAGCAGCGACCCCACCCTGAGCGCCACCGTGCAGGACGCCCTCATGACGCCCGCCCTGCGCGTGTACACCAGCCGCGACCTGAGCGGCGTCGAACTCGGCGGCGTCCTCAAGAACGTCATCGCGCTCGCCGCCGGACTCATCGACGGCCTCGAACTCGGCGACAACGCCAAGGCCGCCCTCATCACGCGCGGCCTGCGCGAGATGGGCCAGTACCTCGCGTCACAGGGCGCCGAGGAAGGCACCGTGTACGGCCTGTCGGGCCTCGGGGACCTCGTCGCGACCGCCGGGAGCCGCCACTCCCGCAACCGCGCCGCCGGAGAGGCCATCGGGCGCGGCCAGAGCGCCAGCCAGGGCGGCAAGGTCGTGGAAGGCGTCCGCACCGCCGGCCTGCTGAGCGCCTGGGCCGAAGCGCACGGGCAGGACCTGCCCATCGTGCGCGCCGTCGCCCGCGTCGTGTCCGGCGAGTGGACGCCCCGCCAGGGCGTGCAGGAACTCATGGGAAGGCAGGCCAGAAGCGAATAG
- a CDS encoding class I SAM-dependent DNA methyltransferase, which translates to MQRPPFSALAGVYDAIMADIEYGDWADFVLDYARDRDLTPATALDLACGTGALTAELQRRGLNVTGLDYSADMLNVARARLPGTPFVQGDLRDFDLHARYDLVTCVFDSLNNLTEPTDLQAALTRMTAHLNPGGLLAFDVNTRVGVRDLWEGEVMEGLAPMTDGREVHYHWSHHYDPDTQLGTVQAICRVEDEEFIELHTERGYDAADLEPMLRAAGLHSWEFCEYPDYAEPWPDTPRIWVFARTAGGAA; encoded by the coding sequence ATGCAGCGCCCCCCCTTCTCGGCCCTCGCGGGCGTGTACGACGCCATCATGGCCGACATCGAATACGGCGACTGGGCGGACTTCGTGCTCGACTACGCCCGCGACCGCGACCTCACGCCCGCCACGGCCCTCGACCTGGCGTGCGGGACGGGCGCCCTCACCGCCGAACTCCAGCGGCGCGGCCTGAACGTCACGGGCCTCGACTACAGCGCCGACATGCTCAACGTCGCCCGCGCCCGCCTGCCCGGCACGCCCTTCGTGCAGGGCGACCTGCGCGACTTCGACCTGCACGCCCGCTACGACCTCGTCACCTGCGTCTTCGACAGCCTCAACAACCTCACCGAGCCCACCGACCTGCAGGCCGCCCTGACACGCATGACCGCGCACCTGAACCCCGGCGGCCTCCTCGCCTTCGACGTGAACACCCGCGTCGGCGTGCGCGACCTGTGGGAAGGCGAAGTCATGGAGGGCCTCGCGCCCATGACGGACGGCCGCGAAGTGCACTACCACTGGTCGCACCACTACGACCCCGACACGCAGCTCGGCACGGTCCAGGCCATCTGCCGCGTCGAGGACGAGGAATTCATCGAGCTGCACACCGAACGCGGCTACGACGCCGCCGACCTCGAACCGATGCTGCGCGCCGCCGGGCTGCACAGCTGGGAATTCTGCGAGTACCCCGACTACGCCGAACCGTGGCCCGACACGCCGCGCATCTGGGTGTTCGCCCGCACCGCAGGCGGAGCCGCGTGA